In Humulus lupulus chromosome 6, drHumLupu1.1, whole genome shotgun sequence, a single genomic region encodes these proteins:
- the LOC133781882 gene encoding auxin-responsive protein SAUR21-like, with protein MAFGLHGFVKGKKALQRSLSGIKEASLSSKTIPKGYFAVYVGEEQKKRYVVPLSYLNEPAFQELLNMAEEEFGYDHPMGGLTIPCSDDIFIDLTSQLN; from the coding sequence ATGGCATTTGGATTGCATGGTTTTGTTAAGGGTAAGAAGGCTCTCCAAAGATCACTTTCAGGCATCAAAGAAGCTTCTTTGAGCTCCAAAACCATTCCAAAAGGCTACTTTGCAGTGTATGTTGGAGAGGAGCAAAAGAAGCGTTATGTAGTACCTCTTTCCTACCTAAACGAGCCTGCATTTCAAGAATTGCTAAACATGGCTGAAGAAGAATTCGGATATGATCATCCAATGGGCGGACTCACAATTCCCTGCAGTGATGATATCTTCATTGATCTCACTTCCCAGTTGAATTGA